The Athalia rosae chromosome 7, iyAthRosa1.1, whole genome shotgun sequence genome window below encodes:
- the LOC105689205 gene encoding serine-rich adhesin for platelets-like isoform X1, producing the protein MNFSRQPLASYREWNNKAAKKYPLSCKTPKTRDERQNLELENDAAMANRDLSIYDFRNIRACDSESSSSDSQNYKLYLSDSVSTKSFKKSASYQEVNNDSSHIQHKTDHTVILSDSHSSSNDNSPQEVLRNKPSDFTPFYQSPKKNLDRPIATIILDSSDSENESSLSKEQSRGISLHSNDDSVLYTLKNNQHSAFDQLKSSTYNSRITDDLSSSSTESVQKDPVPRDFKNKDKKNSQYGRNMEGPTASITSNSTYFSQFLNIVQNKDRQNDFQVISSSSDNDESPILRGSTNQKRGNNNGKLFSSTSKLSNKIATNDNSSRINTSGERDLVDTTCRSNTKSILLSKAYDSVKLTKKDAQKIFVAGKNSSNPRWTPKLCPELAMLESEPISSYSQNKVTDNKSKEIINETPSDYVLSQSSSDEEIIRKSPSNLKPTKTHVSRFIDTPKQDEAFSKLSDRKKNEISRWLVNNTPGSSSSSSIISESNRNSSSGNSSLERFEMKYETPNNRGKISKATSSAKVNTVQSTLDHLIYKGKTSIFKKKPTAVVGQEKTTVNQLKIPQIFDSTSVDKTVPENKKVIPVITEVQKLNIEDCRDILDKLYGNKWRNEANAILTPQSELPNRKQRVIRKQNKTERFVVIGGTKYTDIVFFDAFETNNQYFISRKPTIGKSFKNHKIVISSSEDDEFDAFIKDIRPNFNSTKKKVGAQESRDSFINDNSRSENSSESFYHTALTNPRDSKNTRVHLPTPISAMTQRAIEICDSESEDEDDIPPRMHKDLVKKRLSFSEDDSGSSTSEFDPGELVLPKTKATKAPIKKPQQKFASATSLLTTNQGSKKPNKKSFLASLSPSVPISDCHPEAKIYRQNYKNTKEQLCQHLFKLYNKEIFDDKLPHNMSIEWNVRMRGTAGFCYNKKSVKALGGIVRSSRIVLATKILDTPDRLRDTLVHEMCHAAAWLINNVSDGHGPYWKGWASKAMKVFPDLPPIRRCHDYQIKTKFTYRCVSCGYSIGRHSKSLNVETKRCGHCYGKFELLVNRTTRSGTAQIATPVQARTPNGFALFVKENYNTVKKNRRSIKHGEIMKILGQKFSAIKIRQKSGNDPE; encoded by the exons ATGAATTTCTCCAGGCAGCCTCTGGCTAGCTACAGGGAATGGAATAACAAAGCTGCTAAAA aatATCCATTATCCTGTAAAACTCCCAAGACTAGGGATGAGAGACAGAATCTCGAATTAGAGAATGACGCGGCAATGGCAAATAGAGATTTGAGTATTTATGATTTTCGTAACATACGTGCCTGTGATTCCGAAAGTTCCTCAAGTGATTCACAAAATTACAAACTATACCTTTCGGACAGTGTGTCTACTAAGAGTTTTAAGAAATCAGCTTCATATCAGGAGGTAAACAATGATTCGTCACATATTCAACATAAAACTGACCATACTGTGATACTTAGTGACTCACATAGCAGTAGTAATGATAATTCACCGCAAGAAGTCTTGAGAAATAAACCAAGTGACTTTACTCCATTCtatcaaagtccaaaaaaaaatttggatcgCCCCATTGCTACAATAATTTTAGACTCTTCCGATAGTGAAAATGAGAGCTCACTCAGCAAAGAACAATCCAGAGGTATCAGTTTGCACAGTAATGACGACAGTGTTCTTTACacattaaaaaataatcagcatTCTGCATTTGATCAGTTGAAATCGAGCACCTATAATTCTCGAATAACTGATGATTTATCATCAAGTTCTACTGAAAGTGTTCAAAAAGATCCAGTACCAAGAGATTTTAAAaataaggataaaaaaaatagtcagTATGGTAGGAATATGGAAGGACCAACTGCATCAATTACTTCCAACAGCACATATTTTAGTCAATTTCTAAATATTGTTCAAAACAAAGATCGCCAAAATGATTTCCAAGTAATAAGTTCCTCTTCTGACAATGACGAGAGTCCAATTCTCAGAGGTTCAACCAATCAGAAGAGGGGCAATAATAATGGAAAACTTTTTAGTAGTACAAGCAAATTGAGCAATAAAATAGCAACGAATGATAATAGCTCAAGGATAAATACTTCTGGTGAACGTGACTTGGTGGATACTACTTGTAGGTCAAATACAAAATCTATACTTTTGTCAAAAGCCTATGATTCAGTCAAACTAACCAAAAAAGATGCACAGAAGATATTTGTGGctgggaaaaattcaagtaatCCACGATGGACTCCAAAACTATGTCCAGAATTGGCTATGCTTGAGAGTGAGCCAATATCCAGCTATTCACAAAATAAGGTGACTGATAACAAAAGTAAAGAGATCATTAATGAAACTCCAAGCGACTACGTCCTGTCGCAATCAAGCTCTGATGAAGAAATTATTAGAAAGTCACCCTCAAATTTGAAACCTACTAAAACCCATGTTAGTAGATTTATTGATACCCCTAAACAAGACGAAGCATTCTCAAAATTGTCTGaccgaaaaaagaacgaaatttcGCGCTGGCTCGTCAACAATACACCAGGATCTAGTAGCTCCTCTAGCATAATTTCGGAAAGCAATAGAAACAGCAGTTCTGGTAATAGTAGCTTAGAAAGGTTTGAGATGAAATACGAGACTCCAAACAATAGAGGTAAAATATCAAAAGCCACTTCATCTGCAAAAGTAAACACTGTACAAAGTACACTGGATCATTTGATATACAAAGGAAAAACAAGTATCTTTAAGAAGAAGCCCACAGCAGTTGTAGGTCAAGAAAAGACAACAGTCAACCAGTTGAAAATACCTCAGATCTTTGACAGTACCAGTGTTGACAAAACGGTACCAGAAAACAAGAAAGTTATACCAGTCATAACTGAGgtgcaaaaattgaatattgagGATTGCCGGGATATTTTAGATAAACTGTACGGCAATAAATGGAGAAATGAAGCCAATGCTATTTTAACACCACAAAGTGAATTACCAAATAGAAAACAAAGGGTAATCAGGAAgcaaaataaaactgaaaggTTTGTCGTAATTGGTGGTACTAAATATACTGATATCGTCTTTTTTGATGCTTTTGAAACTAacaatcaatattttatttccagaaAACCAACGATTGGAAAgtctttcaaaaatcacaaaatcGTAATATCTAGCTCTGAGGATGACGAATTTGATGCTT TTATCAAAGATATAAGgccaaatttcaattcaacgaaaaaaaaggtgggagCTCAAGAATCACGAGATAGttttattaatgataattcgCGCTCAGAAAATAGCAGTGAAAGTTTCTATCATACAGCATTAACGAATCCTAGGGACTCTAAGAACACCCGGGTACATTTGCCTACGCCAATTTCTGCAATGACTCAAAG GGCTATTGAAATCTGTGACTCAGAAtctgaagatgaagatgacaTTCCTCCGCGAATGCACAAGGATCTAGTTAAAAAACGCCTGTCATTCAGCGAGGATGACAGTGGTTCAAGTACAAGTGAATTCGATCCTGGTGAACTTGTCCTTCCAAAAACAAAGGCTACAAAAG CGCCTATCAAAAAACCTCAGCAAAAGTTCGCGTCTGCTACTAGTCTCCTAACAACTAATCAAGGATCAAAAAAACCTAACAAAAAGAGTTTCTTGGCATCTTTATCCCCGAGTGTACCGATCTCTGATTGTCATCCTGAGGCAAAAATATATCGGCAAAATTACAAGAACACGAAAGAGCAGCTGTGCCAGCATCTCTTCAAATTATACAACAAGGAAATTTTTGATGACAAG CTGCCACACAACATGTCGATAGAATGGAATGTGAGGATGCGAGGAACAGCTGGTTTCTGTTATAACAAAAAATCCGTAAAAGCACTTGGGGGTATAGTAAGGTCTTCCAGAATCGTTCTAGCTACCAAAATATTAGATACTCCGGACAGATTGAGGGACACATTAGTTCACGAAATGTGTCACGCTGCTGCTTGGTTAATCAATAATGTTTCTGATGGTCATGGACCATATTGGAAAGGATG ggcTAGCAAAGCAATGAAAGTCTTTCCAGATCTTCCCCCAATAAGAAGATGCCACGATTATCAAATCAAAACTAAATTCACCTACAGATGTGTGAGCTGTGGTTATAG caTTGGAAGGCATTCGAAATCGTTAAACGTAGAAACTAAACGTTGCGGTCACTGCTATGGAAAGTTTGAGCTATTGGTGAACAGGACTACAAGATCTGGTACCGCGCAAATAGCTACTCCCGTTCAGGCCAGAACACCCAATGGTTTCGCCCTCTTTGTCAAGGAGAATTATaatacagtaaaaaaaaatcgtcgcagCATAAAGCATGGAGAGATCATGAAAATTCTTGGGCAAAAGTTTTCAGCGATTAAAATAAGACAAAAGTCTGGTAATGATCCTGAATAA
- the LOC105689205 gene encoding serine-rich adhesin for platelets-like isoform X2 has protein sequence MNFSRQPLASYREWNNKAAKKYPLSCKTPKTRDERQNLELENDAAMANRDLSIYDFRNIRACDSESSSSDSQNYKLYLSDSVSTKSFKKSASYQEVNNDSSHIQHKTDHTVILSDSHSSSNDNSPQEVLRNKPSDFTPFYQSPKKNLDRPIATIILDSSDSENESSLSKEQSRGISLHSNDDSVLYTLKNNQHSAFDQLKSSTYNSRITDDLSSSSTESVQKDPVPRDFKNKDKKNSQYGRNMEGPTASITSNSTYFSQFLNIVQNKDRQNDFQVISSSSDNDESPILRGSTNQKRGNNNGKLFSSTSKLSNKIATNDNSSRINTSGERDLVDTTCRSNTKSILLSKAYDSVKLTKKDAQKIFVAGKNSSNPRWTPKLCPELAMLESEPISSYSQNKVTDNKSKEIINETPSDYVLSQSSSDEEIIRKSPSNLKPTKTHVSRFIDTPKQDEAFSKLSDRKKNEISRWLVNNTPGSSSSSSIISESNRNSSSGNSSLERFEMKYETPNNRGKISKATSSAKVNTVQSTLDHLIYKGKTSIFKKKPTAVVGQEKTTVNQLKIPQIFDSTSVDKTVPENKKVIPVITEVQKLNIEDCRDILDKLYGNKWRNEANAILTPQSELPNRKQRVIRKQNKTERKPTIGKSFKNHKIVISSSEDDEFDAFIKDIRPNFNSTKKKVGAQESRDSFINDNSRSENSSESFYHTALTNPRDSKNTRVHLPTPISAMTQRAIEICDSESEDEDDIPPRMHKDLVKKRLSFSEDDSGSSTSEFDPGELVLPKTKATKAPIKKPQQKFASATSLLTTNQGSKKPNKKSFLASLSPSVPISDCHPEAKIYRQNYKNTKEQLCQHLFKLYNKEIFDDKLPHNMSIEWNVRMRGTAGFCYNKKSVKALGGIVRSSRIVLATKILDTPDRLRDTLVHEMCHAAAWLINNVSDGHGPYWKGWASKAMKVFPDLPPIRRCHDYQIKTKFTYRCVSCGYSIGRHSKSLNVETKRCGHCYGKFELLVNRTTRSGTAQIATPVQARTPNGFALFVKENYNTVKKNRRSIKHGEIMKILGQKFSAIKIRQKSGNDPE, from the exons ATGAATTTCTCCAGGCAGCCTCTGGCTAGCTACAGGGAATGGAATAACAAAGCTGCTAAAA aatATCCATTATCCTGTAAAACTCCCAAGACTAGGGATGAGAGACAGAATCTCGAATTAGAGAATGACGCGGCAATGGCAAATAGAGATTTGAGTATTTATGATTTTCGTAACATACGTGCCTGTGATTCCGAAAGTTCCTCAAGTGATTCACAAAATTACAAACTATACCTTTCGGACAGTGTGTCTACTAAGAGTTTTAAGAAATCAGCTTCATATCAGGAGGTAAACAATGATTCGTCACATATTCAACATAAAACTGACCATACTGTGATACTTAGTGACTCACATAGCAGTAGTAATGATAATTCACCGCAAGAAGTCTTGAGAAATAAACCAAGTGACTTTACTCCATTCtatcaaagtccaaaaaaaaatttggatcgCCCCATTGCTACAATAATTTTAGACTCTTCCGATAGTGAAAATGAGAGCTCACTCAGCAAAGAACAATCCAGAGGTATCAGTTTGCACAGTAATGACGACAGTGTTCTTTACacattaaaaaataatcagcatTCTGCATTTGATCAGTTGAAATCGAGCACCTATAATTCTCGAATAACTGATGATTTATCATCAAGTTCTACTGAAAGTGTTCAAAAAGATCCAGTACCAAGAGATTTTAAAaataaggataaaaaaaatagtcagTATGGTAGGAATATGGAAGGACCAACTGCATCAATTACTTCCAACAGCACATATTTTAGTCAATTTCTAAATATTGTTCAAAACAAAGATCGCCAAAATGATTTCCAAGTAATAAGTTCCTCTTCTGACAATGACGAGAGTCCAATTCTCAGAGGTTCAACCAATCAGAAGAGGGGCAATAATAATGGAAAACTTTTTAGTAGTACAAGCAAATTGAGCAATAAAATAGCAACGAATGATAATAGCTCAAGGATAAATACTTCTGGTGAACGTGACTTGGTGGATACTACTTGTAGGTCAAATACAAAATCTATACTTTTGTCAAAAGCCTATGATTCAGTCAAACTAACCAAAAAAGATGCACAGAAGATATTTGTGGctgggaaaaattcaagtaatCCACGATGGACTCCAAAACTATGTCCAGAATTGGCTATGCTTGAGAGTGAGCCAATATCCAGCTATTCACAAAATAAGGTGACTGATAACAAAAGTAAAGAGATCATTAATGAAACTCCAAGCGACTACGTCCTGTCGCAATCAAGCTCTGATGAAGAAATTATTAGAAAGTCACCCTCAAATTTGAAACCTACTAAAACCCATGTTAGTAGATTTATTGATACCCCTAAACAAGACGAAGCATTCTCAAAATTGTCTGaccgaaaaaagaacgaaatttcGCGCTGGCTCGTCAACAATACACCAGGATCTAGTAGCTCCTCTAGCATAATTTCGGAAAGCAATAGAAACAGCAGTTCTGGTAATAGTAGCTTAGAAAGGTTTGAGATGAAATACGAGACTCCAAACAATAGAGGTAAAATATCAAAAGCCACTTCATCTGCAAAAGTAAACACTGTACAAAGTACACTGGATCATTTGATATACAAAGGAAAAACAAGTATCTTTAAGAAGAAGCCCACAGCAGTTGTAGGTCAAGAAAAGACAACAGTCAACCAGTTGAAAATACCTCAGATCTTTGACAGTACCAGTGTTGACAAAACGGTACCAGAAAACAAGAAAGTTATACCAGTCATAACTGAGgtgcaaaaattgaatattgagGATTGCCGGGATATTTTAGATAAACTGTACGGCAATAAATGGAGAAATGAAGCCAATGCTATTTTAACACCACAAAGTGAATTACCAAATAGAAAACAAAGGGTAATCAGGAAgcaaaataaaactgaaag aaAACCAACGATTGGAAAgtctttcaaaaatcacaaaatcGTAATATCTAGCTCTGAGGATGACGAATTTGATGCTT TTATCAAAGATATAAGgccaaatttcaattcaacgaaaaaaaaggtgggagCTCAAGAATCACGAGATAGttttattaatgataattcgCGCTCAGAAAATAGCAGTGAAAGTTTCTATCATACAGCATTAACGAATCCTAGGGACTCTAAGAACACCCGGGTACATTTGCCTACGCCAATTTCTGCAATGACTCAAAG GGCTATTGAAATCTGTGACTCAGAAtctgaagatgaagatgacaTTCCTCCGCGAATGCACAAGGATCTAGTTAAAAAACGCCTGTCATTCAGCGAGGATGACAGTGGTTCAAGTACAAGTGAATTCGATCCTGGTGAACTTGTCCTTCCAAAAACAAAGGCTACAAAAG CGCCTATCAAAAAACCTCAGCAAAAGTTCGCGTCTGCTACTAGTCTCCTAACAACTAATCAAGGATCAAAAAAACCTAACAAAAAGAGTTTCTTGGCATCTTTATCCCCGAGTGTACCGATCTCTGATTGTCATCCTGAGGCAAAAATATATCGGCAAAATTACAAGAACACGAAAGAGCAGCTGTGCCAGCATCTCTTCAAATTATACAACAAGGAAATTTTTGATGACAAG CTGCCACACAACATGTCGATAGAATGGAATGTGAGGATGCGAGGAACAGCTGGTTTCTGTTATAACAAAAAATCCGTAAAAGCACTTGGGGGTATAGTAAGGTCTTCCAGAATCGTTCTAGCTACCAAAATATTAGATACTCCGGACAGATTGAGGGACACATTAGTTCACGAAATGTGTCACGCTGCTGCTTGGTTAATCAATAATGTTTCTGATGGTCATGGACCATATTGGAAAGGATG ggcTAGCAAAGCAATGAAAGTCTTTCCAGATCTTCCCCCAATAAGAAGATGCCACGATTATCAAATCAAAACTAAATTCACCTACAGATGTGTGAGCTGTGGTTATAG caTTGGAAGGCATTCGAAATCGTTAAACGTAGAAACTAAACGTTGCGGTCACTGCTATGGAAAGTTTGAGCTATTGGTGAACAGGACTACAAGATCTGGTACCGCGCAAATAGCTACTCCCGTTCAGGCCAGAACACCCAATGGTTTCGCCCTCTTTGTCAAGGAGAATTATaatacagtaaaaaaaaatcgtcgcagCATAAAGCATGGAGAGATCATGAAAATTCTTGGGCAAAAGTTTTCAGCGATTAAAATAAGACAAAAGTCTGGTAATGATCCTGAATAA